A stretch of the Anaerolineae bacterium genome encodes the following:
- a CDS encoding type II secretion system F family protein, with amino-acid sequence MNPAALMLAFMVMLSITLISVGLSNARTQSVVEVRLAQYGSRTATLADLELERSFAERVIRPAFGRLARALAAMAPQASLARTRRQLELAGNPAGLRAVDFIGLRFLSGLATGAVVFLLTQALALGIGAGVVFGLLLGTLGYMLPVMWLGSRIRQRKQEILRALPDALDLLTISVEAGLGFDAALAKVVEKWDNALTYEFGRVLAEVRVGKLRREALRDMAERVEVPEVKSFVAAIIQADQLGASIGRILHVQAAQMRMKRRQRAEEAAQKAPIKMLIPLAFLIMPALFIVLLGPAVITVKNSGVLSLM; translated from the coding sequence ATGAACCCAGCTGCCTTGATGCTGGCTTTCATGGTGATGCTCAGCATCACCCTCATCTCCGTGGGCCTGTCCAACGCTCGAACCCAAAGCGTAGTGGAGGTGCGCCTGGCCCAGTACGGGTCCCGCACCGCTACTCTCGCCGATCTGGAGCTAGAGCGGAGCTTCGCCGAGCGCGTCATTCGCCCGGCCTTTGGACGGCTGGCCCGTGCCCTGGCGGCGATGGCGCCTCAGGCTAGTCTGGCCCGCACCCGGCGCCAGCTGGAGCTGGCCGGAAACCCGGCCGGCCTCCGTGCTGTAGACTTCATCGGCCTGCGCTTCCTGTCTGGCCTGGCTACGGGTGCCGTGGTGTTCCTTCTGACTCAAGCCCTGGCGCTGGGGATCGGAGCCGGGGTGGTGTTTGGCCTACTCCTGGGCACGCTGGGATACATGTTGCCGGTTATGTGGCTCGGTTCGCGTATCCGTCAGCGCAAGCAGGAGATCCTGCGCGCTCTCCCCGATGCTCTGGACCTCCTGACTATTAGCGTGGAGGCGGGATTGGGGTTCGATGCCGCCCTGGCCAAGGTGGTGGAGAAGTGGGACAATGCCCTCACCTACGAGTTCGGTCGAGTGCTGGCGGAGGTGCGAGTGGGCAAGCTCCGCCGAGAGGCTCTGCGCGATATGGCGGAGCGGGTGGAAGTCCCCGAGGTCAAGAGCTTCGTGGCGGCCATCATCCAGGCCGACCAGCTAGGAGCCAGCATAGGTCGCATCCTTCACGTTCAGGCGGCCCAGATGCGAATGAAGCGGCGTCAGCGAGCAGAAGAGGCGGCACAGAAAGCCCCCATAAAGATGCTCATCCCTCTAGCGTTCCTCATCATGCCGGCGCTATTCATAGTGCTCCTGGGGCCGGCGGTCATTACGGTCAAGAACTCCGGCGTCCTTTCCCTGATGTAG
- a CDS encoding secretion system protein codes for MQIAILVAVAIALSISATAWLVWRLVRGQSGVIQERLASYAARGGSEVAERQHRPTIAAQMDQALRRRPFGQRLAEDLGRADLQLRVSEFVVLQVLCAVLGVLFGLILFATPALALLIGFGAFFLPRVYLKRRQSARLHAFSDQLGDALRLLVSSLRSGYSMLQSMEVVASELPEPIAGEFGRVVREVGLGLTQEQAFNNMLQRLPSDDLDMMVTAINVQHEVGGNMAEILDTISGTIAERVRIQGEIRVLTAQQMLSGYLLTFLPLAVTLVLFAINRPYMVQLFQDTCGLAMVGTGVTMVATGYLIIRRIVKIEV; via the coding sequence ATGCAGATAGCCATTCTCGTTGCCGTCGCCATAGCCCTGAGCATCAGCGCCACCGCCTGGCTGGTCTGGCGGTTGGTGCGCGGTCAGTCGGGCGTTATCCAGGAGCGGCTGGCGTCCTACGCGGCCCGGGGGGGCTCGGAGGTTGCGGAACGTCAGCATCGTCCTACTATCGCCGCCCAGATGGACCAGGCGCTCCGCAGGCGCCCCTTCGGCCAGCGACTGGCGGAGGACCTGGGACGGGCCGATCTGCAGCTGCGGGTATCCGAGTTCGTGGTTCTGCAGGTGCTGTGCGCCGTCCTGGGTGTGCTCTTTGGCCTCATCCTGTTCGCCACTCCGGCCCTGGCCCTGCTCATAGGGTTTGGGGCCTTCTTCCTTCCTCGCGTCTACCTCAAGCGCCGGCAGTCGGCCCGACTGCACGCCTTCAGCGACCAGCTGGGCGACGCGCTGAGGCTGCTGGTGAGTTCGCTGCGGTCGGGCTACAGCATGCTGCAGTCCATGGAGGTGGTGGCTTCGGAGTTGCCCGAACCCATCGCGGGCGAGTTCGGGCGGGTGGTGCGAGAGGTCGGGCTGGGGCTGACTCAGGAGCAAGCCTTCAACAACATGCTCCAACGCCTGCCGAGCGACGACCTGGACATGATGGTCACGGCCATCAACGTGCAGCACGAAGTCGGCGGCAACATGGCCGAGATCCTGGATACCATCAGCGGCACCATAGCGGAGCGGGTGCGTATCCAGGGCGAGATCCGGGTGCTGACGGCTCAGCAGATGCTCTCGGGCTACCTGCTAACGTTCCTTCCCCTGGCGGTGACCCTGGTGCTCTTCGCCATAAACCGACCCTACATGGTGCAGCTCTTCCAGGATACCTGCGGGCTGGCGATGGTTGGAACTGGAGTGACCATGGTCGCCACCGGATACCTGATCATCCGCCGAATCGTGAAGATCGAGGTCTGA
- a CDS encoding CpaF family protein — MSLLRRLEGNGSSSGAGPQTTMRRLPATAGPDVRDAYRELRGRIQSRLIAELEDIDLSEREEVEAKIQELFDSLLAQENIILSRAERGRMFEQIVSEILGLGPLDPLLEDTSITEIMVNGPANIFVERNGKIERTKLSFESAQHELRIIERIVSRIGRRIDESSPMVDARLPDGSRVNAVISPVSLVGPVLTIRKFSHTPLSADDLVRFGSLTAEAMEFLHLCVKGRLNILIAGGTGSGKTTLLNVLSSFVPEDERIITIENVAELQLQQEHVVTLESRERNIEGRGEITIRDLVVNALRMRPDRIIVGEVRAGEALDMLQAMNTGHDGSMTTLHANSPRDALSRLETMVLMAGMDLPLRAIREQIASAIDLVVHQERLRDGSRRVVNISEVQGLESEVIVMQDLFRFRRKGEREGKILGSLEPTGIRPRFAEKLEAAGTPVPPSLLGIRETIREL; from the coding sequence GTGTCGCTACTCAGGCGACTGGAAGGCAACGGTAGCAGCAGCGGGGCCGGCCCTCAGACGACGATGAGGCGGTTGCCCGCTACCGCCGGCCCCGATGTCCGCGATGCCTATAGAGAGCTCAGGGGTCGTATCCAGAGCCGACTGATCGCCGAGTTGGAGGACATAGACCTGAGCGAGCGGGAGGAAGTCGAGGCCAAGATCCAGGAGCTCTTTGACAGCCTGCTTGCCCAGGAGAACATCATCCTCAGCCGGGCCGAACGGGGGAGGATGTTCGAGCAGATCGTAAGCGAGATTCTAGGCCTAGGGCCCCTTGATCCCCTGCTGGAGGACACTTCCATCACTGAGATCATGGTCAATGGGCCCGCCAACATCTTTGTGGAGCGGAACGGCAAGATCGAACGCACTAAGCTCTCCTTCGAGAGTGCCCAACATGAGTTGCGCATCATTGAGCGCATCGTGTCGCGCATCGGGCGGCGCATTGACGAATCGTCGCCCATGGTAGACGCTCGCCTTCCGGACGGTTCCCGGGTCAATGCCGTCATCTCCCCTGTTTCGCTCGTGGGGCCGGTCCTCACCATCAGGAAGTTCTCCCACACACCCCTGTCTGCCGATGACCTGGTACGCTTCGGCTCATTGACCGCTGAGGCGATGGAGTTCCTGCACCTCTGTGTCAAGGGGCGGTTGAACATCCTCATCGCCGGGGGCACCGGCTCCGGCAAGACCACTCTCCTTAACGTGCTTTCGTCCTTTGTGCCCGAGGATGAGCGCATCATCACTATCGAGAACGTGGCCGAGCTGCAGCTGCAGCAGGAGCACGTAGTGACTCTGGAATCGCGCGAACGCAACATCGAGGGCCGGGGCGAGATCACCATCCGCGACTTGGTGGTGAATGCCCTGCGAATGAGGCCGGACCGGATCATCGTCGGGGAGGTGCGCGCCGGCGAGGCGCTGGACATGCTCCAGGCCATGAACACCGGACATGATGGATCCATGACCACCCTCCACGCCAACAGCCCCCGCGACGCCCTATCTCGCTTGGAGACGATGGTCCTGATGGCGGGAATGGATCTGCCCTTGCGGGCCATCAGGGAACAGATAGCGTCGGCCATCGACTTGGTGGTGCACCAGGAGCGCCTGCGAGACGGCTCCCGCCGGGTGGTAAACATATCTGAGGTGCAGGGGCTGGAGAGCGAGGTGATTGTGATGCAGGACCTCTTCCGCTTCCGGCGCAAGGGAGAGCGAGAGGGCAAGATCCTAGGCTCACTGGAGCCCACCGGTATCCGCCCACGATTTGCGGAGAAGTTGGAAGCCGCCGGCACGCCGGTGCCGCCCAGTCTGCTAGGCATCCGGGAGACCATTCGCGAACTGTAG
- a CDS encoding response regulator gives MIRIVVVDDSPEVVNDIERLFHFEPDLEVVGTATDGAVGLQVVRETRPDVVLLDINMPGMDGLAVAEAITANMPGVQVIMMSVQTEMDYLRKAMRAGARDYILKPFDIDEVPAKIRQVHESLRAKSEAAAVEDPTEGKVITVFSPRGGSGCTTLAVNLALALRSFTRRKVALVDAALQFGDVGVMLNVHNQRHIGELARHMDELDPTFVGEMTVTHPSGLRVLLAPPRPEMAELVTSECIRRTLASLKQSFDFVVVDGGHYLGESLLASVDESDRLLLLTTPDIPSIKSTRLMLEVLDALGVPEERCGLVIGQAGRRYGVKTEDIERSLGMRAVVALPYDDAGPLLAANQGRALYEMDPEAPFCQAVLKLSQEVIGGGVAAEGEPVAEEPAKPRRRFAFLGG, from the coding sequence ATGATACGGATTGTCGTTGTGGACGACAGCCCGGAAGTCGTCAACGACATCGAGCGCCTGTTCCACTTCGAGCCTGACCTAGAGGTAGTGGGCACGGCAACCGATGGAGCGGTAGGGCTCCAGGTAGTGCGGGAGACTCGTCCGGACGTTGTGCTCCTGGATATCAACATGCCGGGCATGGACGGGCTGGCGGTGGCGGAGGCCATCACCGCCAACATGCCCGGGGTCCAGGTGATCATGATGTCCGTGCAGACGGAGATGGATTACCTGCGCAAGGCCATGCGGGCGGGAGCGCGGGACTACATCCTCAAGCCCTTCGACATTGATGAGGTGCCGGCCAAGATCCGGCAGGTGCACGAGTCACTCCGGGCCAAGTCGGAGGCGGCCGCGGTGGAGGATCCCACCGAAGGCAAGGTGATCACCGTGTTCAGCCCGCGGGGTGGCTCAGGTTGTACCACCCTGGCTGTCAATCTGGCGCTGGCCCTCCGGTCCTTCACCCGCCGCAAGGTGGCACTAGTGGACGCCGCCCTGCAGTTCGGCGACGTAGGCGTGATGCTGAACGTGCACAACCAACGTCACATCGGGGAGCTGGCCCGGCACATGGACGAGCTAGACCCCACCTTCGTGGGTGAGATGACGGTAACGCATCCCTCTGGGCTCCGAGTCCTGCTGGCGCCACCACGTCCGGAGATGGCCGAACTGGTCACGAGCGAGTGCATTCGCCGCACGCTGGCCTCCCTGAAGCAGAGCTTCGACTTCGTGGTGGTGGACGGTGGCCACTACTTGGGGGAGTCGCTTCTAGCGTCGGTGGACGAGTCCGATCGTCTGCTCCTTCTCACGACGCCGGACATCCCGTCCATCAAGAGCACGCGGCTGATGCTGGAAGTGCTCGACGCTCTTGGGGTGCCGGAGGAGCGCTGTGGTCTGGTGATAGGGCAGGCCGGTCGCCGGTACGGGGTAAAGACGGAGGATATCGAGAGATCGCTGGGGATGCGGGCAGTGGTTGCCCTCCCGTACGACGACGCGGGGCCGCTTCTGGCCGCCAACCAGGGACGGGCGCTGTACGAGATGGACCCGGAGGCACCGTTCTGTCAGGCGGTGCTCAAGCTCAGCCAGGAGGTGATCGGGGGTGGCGTGGCGGCGGAGGGAGAGCCGGTAGCGGAGGAACCGGCGAAGCCTCGGCGAAGGTTCGCATTTCTCGGGGGATAG
- the cpaB gene encoding Flp pilus assembly protein CpaB, translating to MKGKAIVFIGVLIGLVAGAMVLVLVSQQTPVTAADPTPEPIPVVRAAQNIAKGDEITLEAIQLVHLERGEAVPPTAVRDPMKVVGMIAAMDIPQGTIMQEAMYFDRESALLTGRSASTLFQPGRVAMAFPIGDLASVGGALKPGDRVNVLASFELMDVDRQLQVRMPMDGSGIQIPRMAVQMVLQDIEVLRVGAWTTPTSVTGDKQSPPPVVNTDLVTLLVTPQDSLVLKWLIDKVDEGQARITLALRSEDEEETSTTEAVTLEYVMRRFNVPIPSKLDVTTDEIRVKGNLEIR from the coding sequence TTGAAGGGAAAGGCGATCGTATTCATCGGCGTACTCATAGGTCTGGTGGCCGGCGCGATGGTGCTGGTCCTCGTCAGCCAGCAGACGCCGGTGACGGCGGCGGACCCTACTCCCGAGCCGATTCCGGTGGTGCGTGCCGCCCAGAACATCGCCAAAGGCGATGAGATCACGCTGGAGGCGATCCAACTGGTACACCTGGAGCGGGGTGAGGCCGTGCCTCCTACGGCGGTGCGCGACCCCATGAAGGTAGTGGGCATGATCGCCGCGATGGACATACCGCAGGGCACTATCATGCAGGAGGCTATGTACTTCGACCGAGAGTCGGCGTTGCTGACGGGGAGAAGCGCTTCCACGCTGTTCCAGCCGGGCAGAGTGGCTATGGCCTTCCCCATAGGCGACCTGGCCAGCGTGGGCGGGGCGCTCAAGCCCGGCGACAGGGTGAATGTCCTGGCATCCTTCGAGCTAATGGATGTGGACCGGCAGCTGCAGGTACGCATGCCGATGGACGGCTCAGGCATACAGATACCGCGCATGGCGGTGCAGATGGTGTTGCAGGACATCGAGGTGCTCCGCGTGGGCGCGTGGACCACCCCTACGTCCGTCACCGGTGACAAGCAGAGCCCGCCACCGGTGGTCAACACTGACCTGGTGACCCTGTTGGTCACTCCTCAGGACTCGCTCGTGCTGAAGTGGCTCATCGACAAGGTGGATGAAGGCCAAGCCAGGATCACTCTGGCGCTGCGCTCCGAAGACGAGGAGGAGACATCCACAACCGAAGCGGTGACGCTCGAGTACGTGATGCGGCGCTTCAACGTGCCCATACCTTCCAAGCTAGATGTCACCACCGACGAAATCCGGGTCAAGGGCAACCTGGAGATACGGTAA
- a CDS encoding DUF11 domain-containing protein — protein MRLRPSARRLATGVGALLAALLVAVAPAGAFVTQTVLDLVPDFADGAFRRTGLINIPAENISGVQLMPIGLSGEWVLDQTSLPVPLQEMAAHAWGNWIYVVGGRLSNGQASNRVFRFTVAEDGRIASVTEHSPLPVGLIGAQTFLRMAYGAYGDAYLYVVGGLIGGTQVSRKVYRAPISIYTGALGQWTALQTELPFGLFYSAIAQKVNDVYLIGGIAYSGTYATVSNVFRTTILMNGEITPWDSYIGPGGTVESELPPSFSAGVAAARAIIYQDDARSTIYLMGGRSQASGQVDSSALVAVAAADIDRYGNLSEWKESGAHLPVPIHGHGAVLVGNSEILLAGGRTDPSDPEAGIQSNVQAALIDPDNPEFPLYDWNPDPDEWNVWQTGVPFPDGQVRAYHGLVKVGDWIYALGGSNAANTPTSTIYRGRLSGVGALYAPDGVYESPTMTLYDGTDPSAAPDLMRVEWQAVLPVGSLHMEYSWKPVGGEWTDWLELGDSVAGQNVATFSPRLESVAQFRFRATFSSVHPYDRTPRLEAVRVVYDAPPPDLAVSLSSSKPHVRPGDTVSFTAQYQNVGGVTAEGVEVVCTLPPYLTNLSSGWVEVGPHTYRFAVGTVAAGGAGSAKITAQVGQIPEGVETLETRATVSFPPMRDLDANLVADPNAANDSASVTVSATPLAITGTLSATPAAGTPVSPGDALEYRLDYTVSGGTGTSGIVISVAVDANKLVEVQPLDGGLMEGSTVRWYFPAAVPAGYQGTVRLQARVKRPLANGTEIALTYVASSNDLPAAAVASISHPVASQPRVTLQGSADPAAGSSVLRGQTITYRFVCLNDGGENASGIAVSASLPPEVQVVSVEPAGTISGQSVAWSLGNLPIDTPRELKIVGRVADTAAHGRIVTVGAQLTGTGVPAVSVQVQHTVRVPAALSIAKTVDPAQAVRPGDMLTYRVAVTNLGGEPSGPISVTDPVPSYTSDADGLAVNSMVNWSAQGLAGGQTLVFEHRVRVNDPISESITDIVAGAASASHAGVTVRSGTLRTPVQHWPNLWVTVSDGRTVVKPGDALTYSVHYGNRGGATQGVELVADLGPELEWKGGSGWQPVGDGRYRLIVGALGTEERSASFEARVSPSIDGDDPTLGLRAEVTISGADPDADPHDDRSVDVDIVSGPDLAVLSFTAVPASPFREQYLTLQVEVGNIGPSPLGPHATQAGQEQVILEVYARRAVSEPPSGPLDSIGGYCAEAGCQVTRPSFRSAIPIGSLTPGATVTVNFANLLHLTEAGLLDLYAQVDVGGDPVYGGFREGNELNNLASLRRFAVFDLGPESAAYCLPLVLRGSEW, from the coding sequence TTGAGACTGCGACCTTCAGCCAGGCGCTTGGCAACCGGCGTCGGGGCGTTGCTGGCCGCCCTCTTGGTGGCGGTAGCGCCTGCGGGCGCTTTCGTAACCCAGACGGTGCTGGATTTGGTGCCCGACTTTGCCGACGGCGCCTTCCGGCGCACGGGGCTAATCAACATCCCGGCGGAGAACATCAGCGGGGTGCAGCTGATGCCCATCGGCCTCTCGGGCGAGTGGGTTCTGGATCAGACCTCCCTGCCGGTGCCTCTCCAGGAGATGGCGGCCCATGCCTGGGGAAACTGGATCTACGTGGTGGGCGGCCGGCTCAGCAACGGGCAGGCGAGCAACCGGGTGTTTCGGTTCACCGTGGCCGAGGACGGCAGGATCGCCAGCGTGACCGAGCACAGCCCTCTGCCCGTAGGCCTGATCGGGGCGCAGACGTTCCTACGCATGGCCTACGGGGCCTACGGCGACGCCTACCTCTACGTGGTGGGAGGGCTGATCGGCGGCACCCAGGTATCGCGTAAGGTGTATCGGGCACCCATCAGTATCTACACCGGCGCCCTCGGTCAGTGGACCGCCCTGCAGACTGAGCTTCCCTTCGGTCTCTTCTACTCGGCCATCGCCCAGAAGGTCAACGATGTCTACCTCATCGGTGGTATCGCCTACTCCGGCACCTACGCTACCGTCTCCAACGTGTTTCGGACGACCATCCTGATGAATGGGGAGATCACGCCTTGGGACTCCTACATCGGCCCGGGGGGGACGGTGGAGTCCGAGCTTCCGCCGAGCTTCTCCGCCGGCGTGGCGGCAGCCCGCGCCATCATCTACCAGGATGACGCACGGTCTACCATTTACCTCATGGGGGGACGGAGCCAAGCCTCGGGACAGGTGGACAGCAGCGCCCTGGTGGCGGTGGCCGCGGCCGACATAGACCGATACGGCAATCTGTCGGAGTGGAAGGAGTCCGGGGCTCACCTGCCGGTGCCCATCCATGGGCACGGTGCCGTCCTGGTAGGGAACAGCGAGATACTGCTGGCCGGCGGCCGGACCGACCCCAGTGATCCCGAGGCTGGGATACAGAGCAACGTCCAGGCGGCCCTCATAGACCCGGATAACCCCGAGTTTCCCCTGTACGACTGGAACCCCGATCCGGACGAGTGGAACGTGTGGCAGACCGGAGTTCCTTTCCCTGACGGGCAGGTACGCGCCTATCACGGTCTGGTGAAGGTGGGAGACTGGATCTACGCCCTGGGCGGCAGCAATGCCGCTAACACGCCCACCAGCACTATCTATCGGGGGCGCCTGTCAGGGGTGGGGGCGCTGTATGCCCCCGATGGAGTCTACGAGTCGCCCACCATGACTCTGTACGATGGCACCGACCCCAGTGCGGCTCCCGACCTGATGCGGGTGGAGTGGCAGGCGGTGCTACCCGTGGGTTCGCTACACATGGAGTACAGCTGGAAGCCGGTCGGCGGCGAGTGGACGGACTGGCTGGAGCTCGGGGATTCGGTGGCGGGCCAGAACGTGGCCACCTTCTCCCCTCGGCTGGAGAGCGTGGCCCAGTTCCGCTTCCGCGCCACCTTCAGCAGCGTCCACCCCTACGATCGCACTCCCAGGCTGGAGGCCGTGCGGGTGGTGTACGACGCGCCTCCCCCCGATCTGGCGGTCTCTCTCAGTTCCAGCAAGCCCCACGTGAGGCCGGGCGACACCGTCTCTTTCACCGCCCAGTACCAGAACGTAGGCGGCGTGACTGCCGAGGGGGTCGAGGTGGTCTGCACCCTGCCGCCGTACCTTACCAACCTGTCCAGCGGCTGGGTGGAGGTGGGACCCCATACCTACAGGTTCGCAGTGGGGACGGTGGCTGCCGGCGGGGCGGGCAGCGCCAAGATCACGGCGCAGGTAGGTCAGATCCCCGAGGGAGTAGAGACCCTGGAGACACGCGCCACCGTGTCCTTCCCGCCCATGCGGGATCTAGACGCTAACCTGGTCGCAGATCCAAATGCGGCCAACGACTCTGCCTCGGTGACTGTCTCGGCCACCCCTCTGGCCATCACCGGGACGCTCTCCGCCACTCCGGCCGCGGGGACGCCAGTCAGCCCGGGCGATGCCCTGGAGTACCGGCTCGACTACACCGTGAGTGGAGGCACGGGCACCAGCGGGATAGTGATCTCGGTGGCAGTGGACGCCAACAAGCTGGTGGAAGTACAGCCTCTGGACGGTGGGCTGATGGAGGGGAGCACCGTGCGCTGGTACTTCCCGGCTGCCGTCCCTGCCGGCTACCAGGGGACTGTGCGTCTCCAGGCGCGGGTGAAGCGGCCGCTGGCGAACGGGACTGAGATCGCCCTCACCTACGTGGCTTCCTCCAACGACCTGCCGGCGGCTGCGGTGGCCAGCATCAGCCACCCGGTGGCCTCTCAGCCTCGGGTGACACTGCAAGGGAGCGCCGATCCCGCGGCTGGCAGCAGCGTTCTGCGGGGCCAGACCATCACCTACCGGTTCGTCTGCCTGAACGACGGGGGAGAGAACGCGTCCGGGATAGCGGTTAGTGCTTCCTTGCCCCCGGAGGTGCAGGTCGTGTCGGTGGAGCCGGCGGGGACCATATCGGGTCAGTCGGTGGCCTGGAGCCTGGGAAACCTCCCGATAGATACCCCTCGGGAGCTAAAGATCGTGGGGCGTGTTGCCGATACAGCAGCACATGGCCGAATAGTCACGGTTGGGGCCCAGCTGACTGGTACTGGAGTACCAGCAGTCTCGGTCCAGGTGCAGCATACGGTGAGAGTGCCGGCGGCCCTCAGCATAGCGAAGACGGTGGATCCCGCTCAGGCGGTGCGCCCCGGGGACATGCTCACCTACCGGGTTGCCGTCACCAACCTGGGAGGAGAGCCATCGGGCCCGATATCAGTCACCGACCCGGTGCCATCGTACACCTCTGACGCGGATGGGTTGGCGGTGAACTCGATGGTCAACTGGTCGGCCCAGGGGCTGGCAGGAGGTCAGACTCTGGTGTTCGAGCACCGGGTGCGGGTGAACGATCCCATCAGTGAGAGCATCACTGACATAGTGGCCGGGGCGGCGTCAGCATCGCACGCGGGGGTAACGGTGCGCAGCGGAACCCTTCGCACACCCGTCCAGCACTGGCCCAACCTATGGGTAACGGTGAGCGATGGCCGCACCGTGGTCAAGCCTGGGGATGCGTTGACCTACTCGGTGCACTACGGGAACCGTGGAGGGGCCACCCAGGGTGTGGAACTGGTGGCGGATCTGGGTCCGGAGCTGGAATGGAAGGGCGGTAGCGGCTGGCAACCGGTGGGGGACGGGCGCTACCGGCTGATCGTGGGGGCACTGGGCACCGAAGAGCGGAGCGCCTCTTTCGAGGCCCGCGTGTCGCCCTCGATTGACGGCGACGACCCTACGCTGGGCCTGCGCGCGGAGGTCACCATCAGCGGGGCCGACCCGGACGCCGACCCTCATGACGACCGCAGCGTGGACGTGGACATCGTCTCCGGACCGGATCTGGCAGTGCTCTCGTTCACTGCTGTGCCTGCCTCGCCCTTCCGGGAGCAGTACCTGACCCTGCAGGTCGAGGTGGGCAACATCGGTCCGAGCCCTCTGGGGCCCCATGCTACACAGGCGGGTCAGGAGCAAGTCATCCTGGAGGTCTACGCTCGCAGGGCGGTGTCGGAGCCGCCCTCAGGGCCGCTGGACTCGATAGGGGGGTACTGCGCCGAAGCCGGCTGCCAAGTCACGCGTCCGAGCTTCCGCAGCGCCATACCAATCGGTTCGCTGACGCCGGGGGCTACCGTGACGGTCAACTTCGCTAACCTACTCCACCTGACCGAGGCGGGTCTTCTGGACCTCTATGCTCAGGTGGACGTAGGCGGCGATCCCGTATACGGGGGCTTTCGAGAGGGGAATGAGCTCAACAACCTGGCCAGCCTGAGGCGATTTGCCGTGTTCGACCTAGGGCCGGAGAGCGCGGCGTACTGCTTGCCCCTGGTGTTGAGGGGTTCGGAGTGGTGA